From Macaca fascicularis isolate 582-1 chromosome 14, T2T-MFA8v1.1, a single genomic window includes:
- the MPZL3 gene encoding myelin protein zero-like protein 3 gives MQQSGAAGGRGCALFPLLGVLFFQGVYIVLSLEIHADAHVRGYVGEKIKLKCTFKSTSDVTDKLTIDWTYRPPSSSRTVSIFHYQSFQYPTTAGTFRDRISWVGNVYKGDASISISNPTIKDNGTFSCAVKNPPDVHHNIPLTELTVTERGFGTMLSSVALLSILVFVPSAVVVALLLVRMGRKAAGLKKRSRSGYKKSSIEVSDDTDQEEEDACMARLCIPCAECLDSDCEETY, from the exons ATGCAGCAGAGCGGAGCAGCTGGAGGCCGTGGCTGCGCTCTCTTCCCTCTGCTCGGCGTCCTGTTCTTCCAGG GTGTTTATATCGTCCTTTCCTTGGAGATTCACGCAGATGCCCATGTCCGAGGTTATGTTGGAGAAAAGATCAAGTTGAAATGCACTTTCAAGTCAACTTCAGATGTCACTGACAAGCTTACCATAGACTGGACATATCGCCCTCCCAGCAGCAGCCGCACAGTGTCA ATATTTCATTATCAGTCTTTCCAGTACCCAACCACAGCAGGCACATTTCGGGATCGGATTTCCTGGGTTGGAAATGTATACAAAGGGGATGCATCTATAAGTATAAGCAACCCTACCATAAAGGACAATGGGACATTCAGCTGTGCTGTGAAGAATCCCCCAGATGTGCACCATAATATTCCCTTGACAGAGCTAACAGTCACAGAAAGGG GTTTTGGCACCATGCTTTCCTCTGTGGCCCTTCTTTCCATCCTTGTCTTTGTGCCCTCAGCCGTGGTGGTTGCTCTGCTGCTGGTGAGAATGGGGAGGAAGGCTGCTGGGCTGAAGAAGAGGAGCAGGTCTGGCTATAAGAAGTCGTCTATTGAGGTTTCAGATGA CACTGATCAGGAGGAGGAAGATGCATGCATGGCGAGGCTCTGTATCCCTTGCGCTGAGTGCCTG GATTCAGACTGTGAAGAGACATATTGA